One segment of Tenrec ecaudatus isolate mTenEca1 chromosome 1, mTenEca1.hap1, whole genome shotgun sequence DNA contains the following:
- the LOC142450722 gene encoding olfactory receptor 7A17-like, with the protein MGPENDTHFQHFILLGLSEEAELQPLLFGLFLSMYLVTFTGNLLIILAIIKDSHLHTPMYFFLSNLSFADICSTSTTVPKMLTNIQMQNKVITYEGCITQMYFFMLFGGLDNFLLTVMAYDRFVAICHPLHYTVIMNPRFCGLLLLASWLLTLLDSLLLALMVLRLSFCTESDISHFFCELDQVVHLACSDTFLNELVMYLATGIFGAIPLTGILFSYMKIVSSILKISSTEGKCKAFSTCGSHLSIVSLFYGTALGVYLSSAAIENSRATAIASVMYTVTTPMLNPFIYSLRNKDIKQALRKIFS; encoded by the coding sequence ATGGGACCAGAAAATGACACACATTTTCAACATTTCATCCTGTTGGGGCTCTCAGAAGAGGCAGAGTTGCAGCCCCTCCTCTTCGGactcttcctgtcaatgtacctggtcaccttcactgggaacctgctcatcatcctggctATCATCAAGGACAgccacctccacacacccatgtacttcttcctctccaacctctccttCGCTGACATCTgttccacctccaccactgtcccAAAGATGCTGACGAACATCCAGATGCAGAACAAAGTAATTACATATGAAGGCTGCATCACCCAGATGTATTTTTTCATGTTATTTGGGGGCTTAGATAACTTCTTATTAAcagtgatggcctatgaccggTTTGTGGCCATCTGTCACCCACTACACTATACTGTCATCATGAACCCAAGATTCTGTGGCCTCCTGCTTCTGGCATCCTGGTTATTGACTCTTCTGGACTCTCTATTACTTGCTTTAATGGTTTTGCGCCTGTCCTTTTGTACAGAATCAGACATctcccattttttctgtgaacttgaTCAGGTTGTCCATCTTGCTTGTTCTGACACCTTCCTCAATGAGTTAGTCATGTATTTAGCAACTGGAATTTTCGGTGCTATTCCACTCACTGGGATCCTTTTCTCTTACATGAAGATTGTGTcctccattttgaaaatttcgTCAACTGAGGGCAAATGTAAAGCCTTTTCCACTTGTGGGTCTCACCTCTCTATTGTTTCCTTGTTCTATGGTACAGCTTTAGGGGTTTATCTTAGTTCTGCTGCTATTGAAAATTCCAGGGCCACTGCAATAGCCTCAGTAATGTACACTGTAACCACACCCATGCTGAATCCCTTTATCTATAGTCTTAGAAATAAAGACATAAAGCAAGCACTAAGAAAAATTTTCAGCTGA
- the LOC142432207 gene encoding olfactory receptor 7A5-like, with the protein MEPGNHTQVPEFILLGLSEEAELQPLLFGLFLSMYLVTFTGNLLIILAITTDSHLHRPMYFFLSNLSFADICFTSTTVPKMLMNIQMQNKVITYEDCITQMYFFLLFAALENFLLTVMAYDRFLAICHPLHYTVIMNPRFCGLLLLASWVLSFLDSLLNGLMVLQLSFCTKLEISHFFCELDQVVQLACSDTFLDDLVMYLTIVLLGGIPLTGILFSYTKIVSSILKIASAGGKYKAFSTCGSHLSVVALFYGTALGVYVSSAAIENSRASATASVMYTVATPMLNPFIYSLRNKDIKQALRKLVS; encoded by the coding sequence ATGGAACCAGGAAACCACACTCAGGTTCCAGAATTCATCCTTCTGGGGCTTTCTGAAGAGgcagagctgcagcccctcctctttggactgttcctctccatgtacctggtcaccttcactgggaacctgctcatcatcctggccatcaccacagactcccacctccacagacccatgtacttcttcctctccaacctctcctttgCTGACATCTGTTTCACCTCCACCACCGTCCCAAAGATGCTGATGAATATCCAGATGCAGAATAAAGTAATTACATATGAAGACTGCATCACCCAGATgtattttttcttgctttttgcaGCCTTAGAGAACTTCCTATTGAcagtgatggcctatgaccgTTTTTTGGCCATCTGTCATCCACTGCACTATACTGTCATCATGAACCCAAGATTCTGTGGCCTCCTGCTTCTGGCCTCCTGGGTATTGTCGTTTCTGGACTCTCTATTAAATGGTTTAATGGTTTTGCAACTGTCTTTTTGTACAAAATTAGAAATAtcccattttttctgtgaacttgaTCAGGTAGTCCAACTTGCTTGTTCTGACACATTCCTGGATGACTTAGTCATGTATTTAACAATTGTACTTCTGGGCGGTATTCCACTCACTGGGATCCTTTTCTCTTACACAAAGATTGTTTCCTCCATTTTGAAAATTGCATCAGCTGGGGGCAAATACaaagccttttccacctgtgggtCTCACCTCTCCGTGGTGGCCTTGTTCTATGGTACAGCTCTTGGAGTTTATGTTAGTTCTGCTGctattgaaaactccagggcctctgcaACAGCCTCAGTGATGTACACTGTAGCCACACCCATGCTGAATCCTTTTATCTACAGTCTGAGAAATAAAGACATAAAGCAAGCCCTAAGGAAACTTGTCAGCTGA